The Humulus lupulus chromosome 4, drHumLupu1.1, whole genome shotgun sequence genome has a window encoding:
- the LOC133831092 gene encoding cytokinin riboside 5'-monophosphate phosphoribohydrolase LOG3 isoform X1, with amino-acid sequence MEIQTEMKQSRFSRICVFCGSSQGKKISYQEAAIELGKELVSRNIDLVYGGGSIGLMGLVSQAVHDGGRHVIGVIPKTLMPRELTGETVGEVKAVADMHQRKAEMARHSDAFIALPGGYGTLEELLEVITWAQLGIHDKPVGLLNVDGYYNSLLSFIDKAVEEGFISPSARHIIVSAPTAMELVKNLEEYVPCHESVASKLSWETEQLGYPQTYAISR; translated from the exons ATGGAGATACAGACAGAGATGAAGCAGTCCAGGTTTAGCAGAATTTGTGTGTTTTGTGGGAGTAGCCAAGGGAAGAAAATTAGCTACCAAGAAGCTGCCATTGAGCTTGGCAAAGAGCTG GTTTCAAGGAATATTGATCTGGTTTATGGAGGCGGTAGCATTGGTCTGATGGGCTTAGTTTCACAAGCGGTTCATGATGGTGGTAGGCATGTTATTGG AGTTATTCCCAAGACGCTCATGCCTCGAGAG TTAACTGGTGAgacggtaggggaggtaaaggcAGTTGCAGACATGCACCAAAGGAAGGCAGAGATGGCTCGGCATTCAGATGCCTTTATTGCCTTACCTG GTGGTTATGGGACTCTTGAAGAGTTACTTGAAGTGATAACATGGGCTCAACTTGGAATCCATGATAAACCG GTGGGATTGCTGAATGTTGATGGATACTACAACTCTTTGCTATCGTTTATAGATAAGGCAGTGGAAGAAGGATTCATTAGTCCAAGTGCTCGTCACATAATTGTATCAGCACCCACTGCAATGGAGTTAGTGAAGAATTTGGAG GAATATGTGCCCTGTCATGAAAGTGTTGCTTCAAAGTTGAGCTGGGAAACAGAGCAGCTGGGTTACCCTCAAACATATGCTATCTCTAGGTGA
- the LOC133831092 gene encoding cytokinin riboside 5'-monophosphate phosphoribohydrolase LOG3 isoform X2, with product MGLVSQAVHDGGRHVIGVIPKTLMPRELTGETVGEVKAVADMHQRKAEMARHSDAFIALPGGYGTLEELLEVITWAQLGIHDKPVGLLNVDGYYNSLLSFIDKAVEEGFISPSARHIIVSAPTAMELVKNLEEYVPCHESVASKLSWETEQLGYPQTYAISR from the exons ATGGGCTTAGTTTCACAAGCGGTTCATGATGGTGGTAGGCATGTTATTGG AGTTATTCCCAAGACGCTCATGCCTCGAGAG TTAACTGGTGAgacggtaggggaggtaaaggcAGTTGCAGACATGCACCAAAGGAAGGCAGAGATGGCTCGGCATTCAGATGCCTTTATTGCCTTACCTG GTGGTTATGGGACTCTTGAAGAGTTACTTGAAGTGATAACATGGGCTCAACTTGGAATCCATGATAAACCG GTGGGATTGCTGAATGTTGATGGATACTACAACTCTTTGCTATCGTTTATAGATAAGGCAGTGGAAGAAGGATTCATTAGTCCAAGTGCTCGTCACATAATTGTATCAGCACCCACTGCAATGGAGTTAGTGAAGAATTTGGAG GAATATGTGCCCTGTCATGAAAGTGTTGCTTCAAAGTTGAGCTGGGAAACAGAGCAGCTGGGTTACCCTCAAACATATGCTATCTCTAGGTGA